The genomic DNA CAATATCGCCTTAACCGCCGAACTGGATTTCAACCCGAAAGCTGATTTTACCCTGGGACTGGCTTTGGGTGATAGCTTGCAGCACGCCGTCACCAATCTTTTCCAGGCCCTGGCACTGCCCTTCAAGGACCGTCAGAAAATTTATGACCAACAATGGCAGCAACGAAATACTGCGCTACGTAAACTAGGGGAATACTCCGGCGATACCGGCAACCTCTATCATGCCGGCACCAGTCTGCTGGCGGCCCACGAGGATAAGACCTACCCCGGAGCTTTTATTGCCTCGCTTGCTATCCCCTGGGGGACCAGCCGCGGCGGCGATGAAGAAGCCGGCGGTTACCACCTGGTCTGGACCAGGGATTTGGTAAATTCAGTCACCGGACTGCTGGCCGCCGGGGACAGCGAAGCCGCCCGTCGGGCCCTGATCTATTTGGCAGCCGCCCAGCACTCTGATGGCAATTTCCCCCAGAACTTCTGGCTGGACGGCCAACCGTATTGGGAGGGCGTCCAACTGGACGAAGTAGCCTTCCCGATAATATTGGCCCGAAAGCTTCATCAATCCGGCATAAAGTCAGATTTTGACGACTATGAAATAGTAAAACGGGCCGCCGGTTTTCTGGTCAACTACGGCCCGGCCACCCAACAGGAACGCTGGGAGGAAAACTCCGGGTATTCTCCCTCTACTCTGGCGTCCAATATCGCCGCGTTGATCTGTGCGGCAGCTTTTTGCCGGGAGAAAGACGACACCGCCACCGCTGAATTCCTGGAAGATTACGCAGATTTCTTAGAAAGCCACTTGGAAAAATGGACCGTGACCAACCAGGGAACATTGGTTTGTAATCTACCGCGGCATTACATTCGTATCAATCCAGTTGCCATTGACGACCCGCATCCCGATGACTCGCCGGATAATAAAATACTTACCATCCGCAATCACCCCTCCGGTGAAAAAAGCGAGTTTGAAGCTCCCGACATCGTTGATGCCGGCTTTCTGGAATTGGTGCGCTACGGCATTCGCCGCCCGGACGATCAACTTATTGAAGACTCGCTTAAGGTGGTTGATGCCGTGCTCAAAACACAAACACCATTCGGACCGGTGTGGCGCCGCTATAACCATGACGGTTACGGGCAACGGCTGGACGGCTCGGATTATCAGGGCTGGGGATTCGGTCACGGCTGGCCATTGCTGACCGGAGAACGGGCTCATTATGAACTGGCTGCCGGGCGGGATATCACCTCGTATCTGGAGGCGTTAGAGGGCTTTTCTTCTTATACAGGTTTACTGCCGGAACAGGTTTGGATAAAAGATGACCTGACGGAGGCCGGAATGTACCTTGGCCGCCCGACCGGGGCGGCGATGCCACTGATATGGGCTCATGCTGAATACATTAAACTGCTGCGGTCCAAGGCAGATGGGGTGATTTTTGACCTGATTCCGGAGGTGGCCGCCCGTTATCTGACTGACAGAAAGTCGGCCGGCTGCCATGAAGTCTGGAAGTTTAACTACCGCCCCCAACATGTTAAACCCGGCGAACGGTTAAGAATCCAGACTCAGGCAGCCTTCCGCCTGGTTTGGACCATGAACGACTGGCAAACCGTCAATCAGGACGACGCAGTTGCAACCGCAGTAGGTATATATTATGTTGACTTAATAGCCGTCAATGATTCGGTGAGCCCGATTCGGTTCACTTTTTACTGGACGGCTAGTGAACATTGGGAAGGCCGGGATTTTGAAGTGGCGATATCAAGTTAATTAAAGGAGCAAGTCTATGAAAATCGGTATCATTGGGCTGGGTAAGATGGGTGGTAATATAACCCGGCGTCTTATCAGAGCAGGGCACGAAGTGGTAGCCTGGGATCCGGTCATCGAAGCAGTGACGGCCGTCGGCAATGAAGGGGCGCAGGTCGCTTCATCGGTGGAAGATATGGTTTCCAAACTAGCCGCACCCCGGGCAGTCTGGGTGATGGTACCCTCCGGACAGCCGACTGAAGAAACCCTGAATAAACTGGCACAATTGCTGACAGCCGGTGATACTGTCATTGACGGCGGTAACTCCAATTATAAAGACAGCATGCGCCGCGCCGGCAAGCTGGCCCAGAAGGGTATTGCATTATTGGATACCGGGACCAGCGGCGGTGTCTGGGGATTGAATGAGGGCTACTGCCTGATGGTCGGCGGCACCTCAGAGGCCTTCAAAGCACTGGAGCCGATATTTCAAGCCCTGGCGCCCTCTCAAGAGCATGGCTATGCCCATGTCGGAGCATCGGGTGCCGGGCATTTTGTTAAAATGGTTCACAACGGTATTGAATACGGCCTGATGCAAGCCTATGCAGAAGGCTTTGAGCTGATGAAGGCCAAAGACGATTTTGGGCTGGATATGGCTCAAATAGCCGAGTTATGGCGCTATGGCAGTGTCGTACGCTCCTGGCTGTTGGACCTGGGCGCGGCCGCCCTTAAAGACAATCCGGAACTGGACAACCTGGCATCCTGGGTGGCTGATTCCGGCGAAGGCCGCTGGACGGTGACAGAAGCCGTCGATCTGGGAGTGCCTTTGCCGGTAATTACGCTGGCACTCCAGTCACGTTTCCGTTCCCGTCAGGAGCAACCATTTTCCGGCAAACTGCTGGCAGCTCTCAGACAGCAATTCGGCGGCCATGCGGTCAGGGAAGCCAAACCATAAGACTTCTATAAGGCAGTAATTAAGGAGGCTGGTACATGATAGGGATAGGCATGATCCGGGGAGAAAGCGGAGTAACCGAATTCAAGCTCCCCAAGCCGCGTATTAAGGCAGATGACGAAGTGCTTATCAAGGTCCGGGAAGTCGGACTTGACGGTACTGATTTCGGTATATTAGCCAAGGGGGCGCCTGACATTGCCCCCGGCGCCGACAGCATGGTGCTGGGTCATGAAATGACCGGCTTCGTTGAAGAAATCGGTTCTGCAGTCACTACGGTTAAACCCGGGGACCTGGTCACAGTAACCGTCCGTCGCGGCTGCGGCATTTGCCACCCCTGTCTGGAAAACCAGAGCGACATGTGCATGACCGGTCTTTACACCGAACGCGGCATCCATAAATTGGATGGTTTTTTGACCGAATTCGTGGTGGATAAAGAGCAGTATGTGGTTAAAGTCCCTGGTGATTGCACCGACATGGCAGTACTTTCAGAACCACTGTCAATTGTGGCTAAGGGTATTGAGCAGATCCGGCTGATACAGAGCCGGATGCCCTGGAACTGCGCCCATCCGGATCACAGCTTCAGCTCGCCCATGTGGGGCGGCTGTAAGATTGCCATGGTTATCGGCGCCGGGCCACTTGGGCTGATGGCTGCGGCCCAGCTTCGGTTAGCCGAAGCGACGGTTATCGTCACCGATATCGTTCCCGAAAATCACCCCAAAGCCAGGTTGGCCGGTTATCTGGAAGCACAGTATATCAACGTCAAAGGACTGAACGCCGCGCAAATCATGAACCATGATGCCATTCGGGGCGAACGTTTGGACGTTATTATTGAGGCTTCGGGTGCCTCTAATTTCGCGCTGGAACTGGTTAACTACATGTCCCGCAGCAGCATCTATGTCATGACCGGCATCCCGCAGCAAGAGCAAATGGTCTGCGTTGACGCAGCTTCCATTCTTCGTCAAATCGTACGTTTCAATCAGGTAATTGTCGGCAGCGTTAATTCCAATCGCCACCACTTTGAGTCAATAATGCAGATCATCCCTGAGATAAAACGACGCTTTCCGGAACTGCGCGACCGGGTGCTGACCGACCGATATCCGCTGAGCGAATATCGGCGCGCCTTCACAGAAAAATCATCCGAGGGTATCAAGACCGTCATTGACCTAGCCTGAGGCAATTACCGAATCATATTAAATACACAAAATGATTATTCTAATTCCGGGTCGGGTTCCGCTTCACAGCGGCGTTCGATAAGCTCCCACCGGACCATGCCGTCTTCTATCAGCTGGCGGATGCGCTTCTGAGCCGGGGTCAGCTGTGGGTTCTGACCACTCTTGATCTCCATGATAACGATTTCCCGAGGGTCTCCGGCAGCCAGACCGGGGAAAACCACCAGGTCAATGGGGCTACCGATAAAGCGCGCCTCGGTTGGGTCATACCGGAATTCCGGCAAGTAAGGAGCCATTTGCTCGGTAAAACGACCGCCCAGAACCGCTCGGCTCTGGTTGACCGCCTGCTTTGATACCCGGGAGACTTCGGATTGCCAATATTCCTGCTCCTGTCGCTGCCAGTCCCGAAACCGGACCTCAAACCGCCATTTGATGAGATAGTAGTTGACGGTGATTATCAAAAAGGCCGCCACTGTTGCCAAAACAATAATCAGCGGCGTGTCCACTAACTACTCCCTGGTTTGGTGAGAGGTTCGCCGGCTTGACACAACGGACATTTTTCCGGCGGGTAAGCCGGAGTCGCCGCCTTCAGACAGGCAAAAAGCGGAATACCGCCAAAGACCAACGGTTTTTCGGAGCGGTCTACCAGAATACCGATGCCCCGAACGTCGGCTTGATGACGGTTAAGAGCCTCAATTACTTCACGGGTACTCTTGCCGGTGGTCAGCACATCATCAACAATCAAGACACGCTGACCGGGATCAATCCTAAAACCGCGACGAAACTGACGTTCCCCGGATTCAACTTTTTCAGCAAAGGCAGCCGGCAGTCCCATCTGACGGGCGACTTCAAAAGCCAGAATGATACCACCGGTGGTCGGGCCGACCACCAGTGCAATCCCTTGGTCACGGAATTGGTCGGCAATCAGACCGCAAAGCGGTACCGCAGCTGCAGGATTTTCAATAATCCGGAATTTCTCCCAATAGACCGGGGAGTGCAGTCCGGAGGTCAGCTTGAAATGCCCGTTGAGCACCGCCCCGGATTTAATAAACAACTCTTCAACATTATTTATTTTTTTGTCCATCAGGCCTTGTCCCTTCCCGGCCAAAGGAGCAACGGCAACAGCAAAGCTCCGGCACCGACATCTTCAAATGTGTGATTCGGCGCTCCCCCGAAGCTGCCCAGCGGCCAGAAAACTATCCAGGCTTTGCCATGAATATCATCCCGCTTGATCGTCCAACCTTGTGATGAATCCAGACTAACCGGACGGTTATCGCCCCGAACGTAGTATTCACCCGCCGGCACGGTTATCAGCGCGAGAGTCTTACTGTCCCGATTGACAATGTATGGTTCATCAAGTAATTGGTCGTTAATATAAATATATCCATCAATGACCTCCACTGTTTCCCCGGGCATGCCGATAATGCGCTTAATAAATTCCCGGCCGTCATTATACGGAGAAGGAAAAACAATGATGTCGCCGCGTTCCGGTTCACCGAAGGTATAAGCCACCTTACTGACCAGCAACCGGTCAGCATCGTTCATATTGGGCGCCATACTGCTACCATCAACGATTGAGTTTTGTAAGGTGAACTGGAACAGGATAAAAATCGCCAGTGCGCCGACCAGAATGTAGGCGAGTTCTATTAGTGCGGCTTTAACTGCTTTCAAAATTACTCCTTGAACGGAGGTATTATAACAAACTCTTTTTAGATTTACATTGACACGAACCAAAGACAGTCATAGAATGGCTAATATTGCATTGTATGGGCTCGATAGTCCAAAACTGGGTCAGGAGGCGAAACGTATGAGTACCGGATTTCGGAATTTTATGATTGCGGCCTTAGTTGTTTTACTGGGTTTGAGCGGATTCAGCAGTTATACGGCAACCCAGACGAGGTCTGATTTACAAGACGCTCAAGATGACATTACCAGCCTGACTAGTCAGTTATCCACAGCGCAATCAACCATTAACAGCCTTCAGAACCAAGTCGGCGAGAACAACGAAGATATCGCCTCTATCATCGCCAGAAACAACGCTGTAGAGACAGCAGCGGCGAAGGCCCTGCCTTCTATGGTTTATATTGAAACACCCTATGGATCAGGTTCGGGGGTTATAATGGACGCCGTCAACGGCTACATCCTTACCAACAAGCACGTCGTGGAAGGCGCGACAGAGGCGAGAGTGATAACTCAAGACCGTAAAATCTATGACGTCGTGAACATCTGGCAGGATTCTTTGATGGATCTGGCAGTTGTTGAGATAGATGCCAATGGTCTGACCGCGGCCGAATTTGGAAACACATCAAACTTGAGGGTCGGGGATACGATTGTAGCCTTAGGCAACCCCCTGGGGTACTCGCCTGCTGATTACGGCAGTACCGTCACCGCAGGTATCGTCAGCAATTTATTGAGTTACTGGTATTTTTCGGCTGATTACTGGTACCCGGACCTCATCCAATATGACGTTTTTATCACCAATGGCAACAGCGGCGGGCCGCTGATAAACCTTGACGGCGAAGTCATCGGCATCAATAGTCTAGGGGAAGAGGCCGGCATTAATTATGCCATCAACGTTGCCACTGCTGAACGCGTCTATAACAACCTGATCACTTCACACCAGAGCATTCATCCATATTTAGGTGTTGATGTCTGGGACTACGAACAACCAGTCCCCGGTGACCCCTTTGCAACCCAACTGCTGGGTGCAGAAGTGTTTGATGTTGTCATTGGGTCACCAGCGGATGGCATCGGGCTTGAAATTGGAGACGTCATTCTCAGTGCCAACGGACAAACCATCGGACTGTCAATTGAATTTATACGGTTACTGTGGCGATTGAACGTGGGCGATACATTAACGCTGACGGGCCAACGCGACACAACGGAATTAAACTTAACGGTTGTCCTGGGAGAGAGACCGGCTACTGCTGAACCGTATATATTCTAGTTCCGAGTGTTTATAAAGAAGGCCGCGGGATTCACCGGCGGCCTTCTTTGTTTGGGTAGCCTAAAAGATTTTCATAACTGTCAACACCCCCAGTATGGCCAGAAACCAGGGCAGGATGAAAGACACCTTCTCTCGTTCAATTTTCCGGGCTAAAATAATGCCTGCCTGGGCGCCGATAATCACCCCCGGTATGGCAAACAAGGCAATCCGCACGATGGTATCAATGTCGCTGGAAGAAGCGGTGGAAAAATAAGAAATATTAAAAATGGAAGCCGTCAGCGCCGTGACGGCAATAACAAAAACCGAAGTGCCCGCCGCCAGCGCAGGTCCCATACCCAGCTTCTTCACAAAATTATAGCCGTTGAGTTCCCCTAACCCGGCAGACACCAAACCGACCATCAAACCACCGAAAGAACTGCTGATAAAAAGCCATGGATTCTGCCTAAAATCCCGCCAATAGTCATACCGAAGGCGTCTGATAGCCTCAGGGCTATCATGCGGATGCAAAGGCGTATTGGAAGGGGTGATGCCGCTTTCTTTGTGCAGGAAGGCTGCGGCCAATAAAAATAATAGCAGAGCCAGCCCAAATTCCAATACCTGCCCGGGTAAGTTTTTACCAATAAGCGCACCGACAATAGCAAATAATGTCGTCAGCGGCAAAATACGGGAGCCCAAATGGAAATTAACCATACCTTTCTTGGCAAACCCGATGAATCCGCTGCTGAAACCGGCAACTTCAATTAAAATACCCAACGCTATGGCGATATCAATGCGCAATGACAACGCAATGGCGAAAAATGGAGAAAAAAGCACCGCACCGCCGACACCGAAAAACATAGCGATGGCGGCAATCGCGACTGCCACTGGAAACATGAACCAATAAGAAAATATTTCCATTTATACCAGTTTATATATGATGGCCTGTTCAGGCAAACCAGCTTGTACGCAGGCCAATTTGACCGAGGCCAGTAACGCCCCCTGTGATGCCCCCCGGTATAAATGTGACCGACAGCAGCAGTCGGAACAGCCGAAGCCCGGCACCGGCGTCAAATCAGGGAGGCCACGCGCCACCTCGCATTCGTGCCGCTTTTCTGCTGCCGCCGAAACCACGCCGATCACCGTTCCGTACTCCAGCAAATAATCAACATGCCAGTGTTTGTGTTTGAAAGTAGAAAGATGCCTCTTTATCCGGGCTTCTAGCCCGTTCATCGCTGAACCGACGTAGGCGTAGTATCCAGCATCCATTTGAAACACCTTACGGCGAGTCTGAACGATAACCGCACTCGGCAACTTAATCAGCAGAACATATATACCTTTTTTCATAATCAGATAAACTTGATTATAGCAACAGCCGAGCCATTTTGACATCGTGCGTCGTTTAATCAATAATCGTCCATTCTATGGAAATATCGCTGATAATACTGATCATTATAGCCGCGCTGGCGGCTTCTACGGTTGCGGCGGTCGCCGGCTTTGGCGGAGCAATAATCATGCTGCCGGTGCTGGTACTGGCTTTCGGGGTCCAGGATGCCATCCCCATCCTGACCATATCCCAGCTCATGGGCAACCTGTGGCGGGT from Dehalogenimonas sp. W includes the following:
- a CDS encoding glycoside hydrolase family 15 protein; protein product: MTEIRQGTAAFGHPGLPPNWTEGAKEGVGTAYNSLSRVWFTLAGGIITEVYYPTIDRPQVRDLTLLITDGETFFQAENTHLFTETRTNSPTSLSYQIINSDPDGRYAITKNVIADPSSACVLQNVRLAGAPDFLSRLRLYVQCAPHLNVSGWHNNGMVIESAGRTMLAAEKDGVWMVLGANIPFKRVSCGYSGVSDGWTDISDNFQMDWEYAEARDGNIALTAELDFNPKADFTLGLALGDSLQHAVTNLFQALALPFKDRQKIYDQQWQQRNTALRKLGEYSGDTGNLYHAGTSLLAAHEDKTYPGAFIASLAIPWGTSRGGDEEAGGYHLVWTRDLVNSVTGLLAAGDSEAARRALIYLAAAQHSDGNFPQNFWLDGQPYWEGVQLDEVAFPIILARKLHQSGIKSDFDDYEIVKRAAGFLVNYGPATQQERWEENSGYSPSTLASNIAALICAAAFCREKDDTATAEFLEDYADFLESHLEKWTVTNQGTLVCNLPRHYIRINPVAIDDPHPDDSPDNKILTIRNHPSGEKSEFEAPDIVDAGFLELVRYGIRRPDDQLIEDSLKVVDAVLKTQTPFGPVWRRYNHDGYGQRLDGSDYQGWGFGHGWPLLTGERAHYELAAGRDITSYLEALEGFSSYTGLLPEQVWIKDDLTEAGMYLGRPTGAAMPLIWAHAEYIKLLRSKADGVIFDLIPEVAARYLTDRKSAGCHEVWKFNYRPQHVKPGERLRIQTQAAFRLVWTMNDWQTVNQDDAVATAVGIYYVDLIAVNDSVSPIRFTFYWTASEHWEGRDFEVAISS
- the gnd gene encoding phosphogluconate dehydrogenase (NAD(+)-dependent, decarboxylating); the encoded protein is MKIGIIGLGKMGGNITRRLIRAGHEVVAWDPVIEAVTAVGNEGAQVASSVEDMVSKLAAPRAVWVMVPSGQPTEETLNKLAQLLTAGDTVIDGGNSNYKDSMRRAGKLAQKGIALLDTGTSGGVWGLNEGYCLMVGGTSEAFKALEPIFQALAPSQEHGYAHVGASGAGHFVKMVHNGIEYGLMQAYAEGFELMKAKDDFGLDMAQIAELWRYGSVVRSWLLDLGAAALKDNPELDNLASWVADSGEGRWTVTEAVDLGVPLPVITLALQSRFRSRQEQPFSGKLLAALRQQFGGHAVREAKP
- a CDS encoding alcohol dehydrogenase catalytic domain-containing protein, with translation MIGIGMIRGESGVTEFKLPKPRIKADDEVLIKVREVGLDGTDFGILAKGAPDIAPGADSMVLGHEMTGFVEEIGSAVTTVKPGDLVTVTVRRGCGICHPCLENQSDMCMTGLYTERGIHKLDGFLTEFVVDKEQYVVKVPGDCTDMAVLSEPLSIVAKGIEQIRLIQSRMPWNCAHPDHSFSSPMWGGCKIAMVIGAGPLGLMAAAQLRLAEATVIVTDIVPENHPKARLAGYLEAQYINVKGLNAAQIMNHDAIRGERLDVIIEASGASNFALELVNYMSRSSIYVMTGIPQQEQMVCVDAASILRQIVRFNQVIVGSVNSNRHHFESIMQIIPEIKRRFPELRDRVLTDRYPLSEYRRAFTEKSSEGIKTVIDLA
- a CDS encoding Holliday junction resolvase-like protein — protein: MDTPLIIVLATVAAFLIITVNYYLIKWRFEVRFRDWQRQEQEYWQSEVSRVSKQAVNQSRAVLGGRFTEQMAPYLPEFRYDPTEARFIGSPIDLVVFPGLAAGDPREIVIMEIKSGQNPQLTPAQKRIRQLIEDGMVRWELIERRCEAEPDPELE
- the pyrE gene encoding orotate phosphoribosyltransferase, giving the protein MDKKINNVEELFIKSGAVLNGHFKLTSGLHSPVYWEKFRIIENPAAAVPLCGLIADQFRDQGIALVVGPTTGGIILAFEVARQMGLPAAFAEKVESGERQFRRGFRIDPGQRVLIVDDVLTTGKSTREVIEALNRHQADVRGIGILVDRSEKPLVFGGIPLFACLKAATPAYPPEKCPLCQAGEPLTKPGSS
- the lepB gene encoding signal peptidase I, whose translation is MKAVKAALIELAYILVGALAIFILFQFTLQNSIVDGSSMAPNMNDADRLLVSKVAYTFGEPERGDIIVFPSPYNDGREFIKRIIGMPGETVEVIDGYIYINDQLLDEPYIVNRDSKTLALITVPAGEYYVRGDNRPVSLDSSQGWTIKRDDIHGKAWIVFWPLGSFGGAPNHTFEDVGAGALLLPLLLWPGRDKA
- a CDS encoding trypsin-like peptidase domain-containing protein, encoding MANIALYGLDSPKLGQEAKRMSTGFRNFMIAALVVLLGLSGFSSYTATQTRSDLQDAQDDITSLTSQLSTAQSTINSLQNQVGENNEDIASIIARNNAVETAAAKALPSMVYIETPYGSGSGVIMDAVNGYILTNKHVVEGATEARVITQDRKIYDVVNIWQDSLMDLAVVEIDANGLTAAEFGNTSNLRVGDTIVALGNPLGYSPADYGSTVTAGIVSNLLSYWYFSADYWYPDLIQYDVFITNGNSGGPLINLDGEVIGINSLGEEAGINYAINVATAERVYNNLITSHQSIHPYLGVDVWDYEQPVPGDPFATQLLGAEVFDVVIGSPADGIGLEIGDVILSANGQTIGLSIEFIRLLWRLNVGDTLTLTGQRDTTELNLTVVLGERPATAEPYIF
- a CDS encoding sulfite exporter TauE/SafE family protein, whose translation is MEIFSYWFMFPVAVAIAAIAMFFGVGGAVLFSPFFAIALSLRIDIAIALGILIEVAGFSSGFIGFAKKGMVNFHLGSRILPLTTLFAIVGALIGKNLPGQVLEFGLALLLFLLAAAFLHKESGITPSNTPLHPHDSPEAIRRLRYDYWRDFRQNPWLFISSSFGGLMVGLVSAGLGELNGYNFVKKLGMGPALAAGTSVFVIAVTALTASIFNISYFSTASSSDIDTIVRIALFAIPGVIIGAQAGIILARKIEREKVSFILPWFLAILGVLTVMKIF
- a CDS encoding GIY-YIG nuclease family protein — encoded protein: MKKGIYVLLIKLPSAVIVQTRRKVFQMDAGYYAYVGSAMNGLEARIKRHLSTFKHKHWHVDYLLEYGTVIGVVSAAAEKRHECEVARGLPDLTPVPGFGCSDCCCRSHLYRGASQGALLASVKLACVQAGLPEQAIIYKLV